A part of Magnetospirillum sp. ME-1 genomic DNA contains:
- a CDS encoding 4Fe-4S binding protein — MKAVGDFLHRRQDVVRMVQWGMALVYFVLLLGPVVIPAGGLGRVAEAVFWGVWWPAVILSVMVFGQFWCGVLCPDGTVTECASRHGKGAKPAEWLRWGWWPLLAFAAVTLFSDSVDAHRSAWGTLAAVGGMSLLALATGLWFGKGRRVWCRYLCPAGSVFSLLARASALHFKVDRARWDAAPRPSPKPVDCPLLLDVRRLTSNEKCNMCGRCSGHRGAVELAWRPLGSEIAGLKDDEVRPWDAAGICFVLIGLCFAGFHWTGDIVAILAVALGLGGAVAASLLLAAGRQGWMRLAYALIPLAGFGLFLGAVEHSLALVECPDLLPWLRTVFVTLGLAWSGRLGWGLAQGARARIVFTGLSVGLAALYLLI; from the coding sequence ATGAAGGCGGTCGGCGACTTTCTCCACCGTCGCCAGGATGTGGTCCGCATGGTCCAGTGGGGCATGGCGCTGGTGTATTTCGTCCTGCTGCTGGGCCCCGTCGTAATCCCTGCCGGCGGTTTGGGCCGGGTGGCCGAAGCGGTGTTCTGGGGCGTGTGGTGGCCGGCGGTGATCCTGTCGGTGATGGTGTTCGGCCAGTTCTGGTGCGGCGTGCTGTGCCCCGACGGCACCGTCACCGAATGCGCCAGCCGCCACGGCAAGGGGGCCAAGCCTGCTGAATGGCTGCGTTGGGGCTGGTGGCCGCTGCTGGCCTTCGCCGCCGTGACCCTGTTCAGCGATTCCGTTGATGCCCATCGCTCGGCCTGGGGCACCCTGGCGGCGGTGGGCGGTATGTCGCTCCTCGCCCTGGCCACCGGCCTGTGGTTCGGCAAAGGGCGCCGCGTGTGGTGCCGCTATCTCTGCCCGGCGGGCAGCGTGTTCTCGCTGCTGGCGCGCGCCTCGGCCCTGCATTTCAAGGTGGACCGCGCCCGCTGGGACGCCGCGCCCCGCCCCAGCCCAAAGCCGGTGGACTGCCCCCTGCTGCTGGACGTGCGGCGGCTGACCAGCAACGAGAAGTGCAACATGTGCGGCCGCTGCTCGGGCCATCGCGGCGCGGTGGAACTGGCGTGGCGGCCCCTGGGCTCGGAAATTGCCGGCCTCAAGGATGACGAGGTGCGGCCCTGGGACGCGGCGGGCATCTGCTTCGTGCTGATCGGGCTGTGCTTTGCCGGATTTCATTGGACCGGCGATATTGTCGCCATCCTGGCCGTGGCCCTGGGGCTGGGCGGAGCCGTCGCCGCGTCGCTGCTGCTGGCGGCGGGACGACAGGGCTGGATGCGTCTGGCCTATGCCCTGATCCCCCTGGCCGGGTTCGGGCTGTTCCTGGGGGCGGTCGAGCATTCCCTGGCCCTGGTGGAGTGCCCTGATCTGCTGCCCTGGCTGCGGACGGTCTTCGTCACCCTGGGCCTCGCCTGGAGCGGACGGCTGGGATGGGGCCTGGCGCAGGGCGCCCGCGCCAGGATCGTCTTTACCGGCCTATCGGTGGGGCTGGCCGCCCTCTATCTGCTCATCTGA
- a CDS encoding HEAT repeat domain-containing protein, translating to MLDPEIAALTKALDQPDPDVRRIVVMQAADWAHDHPGLFAQASRDEDPGVRLEAVKALEGDASEDGVNALVDRLEDTEEEIRTAAAQSLAEILDEAAGPVLLGRLAEARGQARAAILAGLRKLRQEGALEPALDALGDPLASVRLEAVRVLGYLRHDRAVVGLAERVTVDTDAEVRRAAVGALGFAEPGAAAPALLRALGDADWQTREEAAVTLGKLLPAEAADGLIAALDDSYWQVRLKAAVALGRLKAGAAVPALIAQLSHAIGNLRREAAGALAAIGDRAAVPALTEALDDADVEVRKSARRALDALA from the coding sequence ATGCTCGATCCCGAAATCGCCGCCCTGACCAAAGCCCTGGATCAGCCCGATCCGGACGTTCGCCGCATCGTGGTGATGCAGGCGGCGGATTGGGCGCACGATCATCCCGGCCTGTTCGCCCAAGCCAGCCGCGACGAGGACCCGGGTGTGCGGCTGGAGGCGGTCAAGGCCCTGGAGGGCGACGCCTCCGAAGACGGCGTCAACGCTCTGGTCGACCGCCTGGAGGACACGGAGGAGGAAATCCGGACGGCGGCGGCGCAATCCCTGGCGGAAATCCTCGACGAGGCCGCCGGGCCGGTGCTGCTGGGCCGGCTGGCCGAAGCGCGCGGACAGGCGAGGGCGGCCATTCTTGCCGGCTTGCGCAAGCTGCGGCAGGAGGGCGCGCTGGAGCCGGCCCTGGACGCGCTCGGCGATCCCCTGGCCTCGGTCAGGCTGGAGGCGGTCCGCGTGCTGGGCTATCTGCGCCATGACCGCGCCGTGGTGGGGCTGGCCGAACGGGTCACGGTGGATACCGATGCCGAGGTCCGCCGCGCTGCCGTGGGCGCCCTGGGATTCGCCGAGCCGGGCGCGGCGGCGCCCGCCCTGCTGCGCGCCCTGGGCGATGCCGACTGGCAGACGCGGGAAGAGGCGGCGGTGACCCTGGGCAAGCTGCTGCCAGCCGAAGCGGCGGACGGCCTGATCGCCGCCCTTGACGATTCCTACTGGCAGGTGCGGCTGAAGGCGGCGGTGGCGCTGGGGCGACTGAAGGCAGGGGCGGCGGTGCCCGCCCTGATCGCCCAATTGTCCCACGCCATCGGCAATCTGCGGCGCGAGGCCGCCGGCGCCCTGGCCGCCATCGGTGACCGGGCGGCCGTTCCCGCCCTGACGGAGGCCTTGGACGATGCCGACGTCGAGGTGCGCAAATCGGCCCGCCGTGCCCTGGACGCGCTTGCATGA
- a CDS encoding 4Fe-4S dicluster domain-containing protein, translated as MTHLAQPSVTIDPDKCIAAKGCRTCIDVCPTDILALGPDGKVHMAYDECWYCLPCQHDCPTKAITVSIPYLLR; from the coding sequence ATGACCCATCTCGCCCAACCCTCCGTCACCATCGATCCCGACAAGTGCATCGCCGCCAAGGGCTGCCGCACCTGCATCGACGTCTGCCCCACCGACATCCTGGCCCTCGGCCCGGACGGCAAGGTTCACATGGCCTATGACGAGTGCTGGTACTGCCTGCCCTGCCAGCACGATTGCCCGACCAAGGCCATCACCGTTTCCATTCCCTACCTGCTGCGCTGA